One stretch of Borreliella mayonii DNA includes these proteins:
- a CDS encoding P12 family lipoprotein, giving the protein MRKNLFLNILLMIGLISCSPDSKLSKEEQKNNSNIKEVLDNVKKDVFKNLYGNQQEQKDFTENFEDQKHENSIVPVEYEASARVQKKEIKQENLIPVTDDEKEADKVIKNTENILKNSGFSKLIKDICMLKDEYISIKNDFDDVISNIKNRKTSLMSNYKDNKDKINKLTQLQNTSKTYNDEFDKFINKIDIVEQEIRSAAFFFDRAQKNLKDSIIKRLESKKKNSDASQLSRQALIDAENALKNLESYFSQKVYAMVKMTEIQEFIKHLKTILARASINR; this is encoded by the coding sequence ATGAGAAAAAATTTGTTTTTAAATATATTGCTGATGATAGGATTGATATCTTGTAGTCCAGATTCTAAATTATCTAAAGAAGAGCAAAAAAATAACAGCAATATAAAGGAGGTTTTGGATAATGTTAAAAAAGATGTTTTTAAAAATTTGTATGGTAATCAACAAGAGCAAAAAGATTTTACTGAAAATTTTGAAGATCAAAAACATGAAAATTCGATTGTTCCAGTAGAGTATGAGGCTTCTGCTCGTGTTCAAAAAAAAGAAATAAAACAAGAAAATTTAATCCCCGTTACTGATGATGAAAAGGAAGCAGATAAAGTAATTAAAAATACAGAGAATATTCTTAAAAACTCTGGATTTTCTAAATTAATTAAGGATATATGCATGCTTAAAGATGAATATATTTCAATAAAAAATGATTTTGATGATGTAATTAGTAATATTAAGAATAGAAAAACATCACTAATGAGCAACTATAAAGACAATAAAGATAAGATAAATAAATTAACCCAGTTACAAAATACTTCAAAGACATATAATGATGAATTTGATAAATTTATAAATAAAATTGATATTGTAGAACAAGAGATAAGATCTGCAGCTTTCTTTTTTGATCGTGCTCAGAAAAATTTAAAAGACAGTATTATTAAAAGATTAGAGAGTAAGAAGAAAAATTCTGATGCATCACAGTTATCTAGACAAGCTTTAATTGATGCGGAGAATGCTTTAAAAAATTTAGAATCTTATTTTTCCCAAAAAGTCTATGCAATGGTTAAAATGACAGAAATACAAGAATTTATTAAACATTTAAAAACTATTTTAGCAAGAGCAAGCATTAATAGATAA
- a CDS encoding type ISP restriction/modification enzyme, with product MDVKYNKKFTTEETLGYVYVILYSNIYRDIFYKHLQIDFPKIIFVDNNTDIFETLSKLEIELINPHLLKVVPTLIATLENVFHF from the coding sequence ATTGATGTTAAATATAATAAAAAATTTACCACAGAAGAAACACTTGGTTATGTTTATGTGATTCTTTATTCAAATATCTATAGGGATATATTCTACAAGCACTTACAAATAGACTTTCCTAAAATTATTTTTGTAGATAATAATACTGACATATTTGAAACACTCAGTAAACTTGAAATAGAGCTCATTAATCCTCATTTACTAAAAGTTGTTCCAACGCTAATAGCAACATTGGAAAATGTTTTTCATTTTTAG
- a CDS encoding plasmid partition family protein — MKNKEFYAFYKEDIKRAYFIFERLFFTKKKSYQI; from the coding sequence ATGAAAAACAAAGAGTTTTATGCATTTTATAAAGAAGATATTAAAAGAGCTTATTTTATTTTTGAAAGACTATTTTTTACTAAAAAAAAGTCTTATCAGATCTAA
- a CDS encoding chromosome replication/partitioning protein, whose translation MDSMQDKDLINYNNLKEKLKYNLKDDIDNKIERMKILYEIKRKELCKYDNFSSFEQFIYKTFCNCKTQEYLYLRVYEKVLEGAISIDKIKEIGFRRIQRKLKENLSTVKKVNLPEVNNKKMSIRIFDEKQRVLCIL comes from the coding sequence ATGGATAGTATGCAAGATAAGGATTTGATTAATTACAATAATTTAAAAGAGAAATTAAAATATAATTTAAAAGATGATATTGATAATAAAATCGAAAGAATGAAAATTTTATACGAAATTAAAAGAAAAGAACTTTGCAAATATGATAATTTTTCTAGTTTCGAGCAATTTATTTATAAAACATTTTGTAATTGCAAGACACAAGAGTATTTATATTTGAGAGTTTACGAAAAGGTTTTAGAAGGGGCTATCTCTATAGATAAAATTAAAGAAATAGGGTTTAGAAGAATACAAAGGAAATTAAAAGAGAATTTATCAACCGTAAAAAAAGTAAATTTGCCTGAAGTAAATAATAAAAAAATGTCTATTAGAATTTTTGATGAAAAACAAAGAGTTTTATGCATTTTATAA
- a CDS encoding virulence associated lipoprotein has translation MIIASNQVLAIFSNLEDLTIIIEDATHSLYSQKDNLEKPEIPNLKKIKNLFEQLLYTKQIISRMPYQLLLNYQNDENLKTDINKNKLRSYTQTVCRRMQIKIREAQHIEIEMSPIIYKYSL, from the coding sequence ATGATAATAGCATCAAACCAAGTACTAGCAATATTTTCTAACCTTGAAGATCTTACAATTATTATTGAAGATGCAACTCATAGCTTATATTCTCAAAAAGACAATCTAGAAAAGCCAGAGATTCCAAATTTAAAGAAGATTAAAAATTTATTTGAACAATTGTTATATACAAAACAAATAATCTCAAGAATGCCATACCAACTTTTACTAAATTATCAAAATGATGAAAATCTAAAAACAGATATAAATAAAAATAAGCTTAGATCTTATACACAAACAGTTTGCCGCCGAATGCAAATAAAAATTAGAGAAGCACAACACATAGAAATAGAGATGTCTCCAATAATATATAAATATAGCCTTTAA
- a CDS encoding MFS transporter produces the protein MIESKHQRYYFYSLFLSEFARTLPHAVLTIILINKGLSLKDIAMVQICYMVAIIIFEFPSGVISDIFDRKIVYLVSIFISMASYFIIFKTSSFVFICVSWFIYGMSAAINTGTIDISFTKIYQNNSKKLKAFISFVKIILSIGAILGGYIGSVLYSCIDIKIYLISLLIYMLASLITIFFIPNDKNTDHNHSKEDLILYLIKFKKIVITLLKSKELLELFILIGSIQFFYQPFYLYWQAIFIDKTISISIIGIIYVLFRLSDIVGAWVFRKIQNMIFILF, from the coding sequence ATGATAGAAAGCAAGCATCAAAGATATTATTTTTATTCCTTATTTTTGTCAGAATTTGCAAGAACTTTGCCACATGCTGTATTAACTATTATTTTAATAAACAAGGGTTTATCACTAAAAGATATTGCTATGGTACAAATTTGTTATATGGTAGCAATTATTATTTTTGAATTTCCATCAGGTGTAATATCAGATATTTTTGATAGAAAAATTGTTTACTTGGTGTCAATTTTTATATCAATGGCTTCTTATTTTATTATTTTTAAAACTTCTTCATTTGTATTTATTTGTGTTTCATGGTTTATATATGGGATGTCGGCTGCTATTAACACTGGTACGATTGACATTAGCTTTACCAAAATATATCAAAATAACTCAAAAAAGCTAAAAGCTTTTATATCATTTGTAAAAATAATCCTAAGTATTGGTGCTATTTTAGGCGGATACATCGGAAGTGTACTATATTCGTGCATTGATATAAAAATTTACCTAATTTCATTATTAATATATATGCTAGCGTCTTTAATTACAATTTTTTTTATACCAAATGATAAAAATACAGATCATAATCATAGTAAAGAAGATTTAATTTTGTATCTTATAAAGTTTAAAAAAATTGTAATAACATTATTAAAATCCAAAGAACTTTTAGAATTATTTATTTTGATTGGCTCTATTCAATTTTTTTATCAACCCTTTTATTTATACTGGCAAGCAATTTTTATTGACAAAACCATATCTATTAGTATAATTGGAATTATCTATGTACTATTTCGTTTATCAGATATTGTGGGAGCATGGGTATTTAGAAAAATTCAAAATATGATATTTATTTTATTTTAA
- a CDS encoding chromosome replication/partitioning protein, with the protein MNKKNINLKINKRISENNLNYILDQSNENQRKEEFERLITQLKNNIKSEIYNIIDTMKILKKINDKKLYLEGGYKSFKDFLSDFKLAKTQSYEYIKLATAVEAGILEENFITNNGIRASIRYIKNKANSIIKKSKQNPMKPLRFQLKNQESYNFYKNNSRFASFMMDEIFKNQKDFLNKLLKRYKESKR; encoded by the coding sequence ATGAATAAAAAAAACATTAATTTAAAAATTAATAAAAGAATTTCAGAAAATAATTTAAATTATATTCTTGATCAAAGCAATGAAAATCAGAGAAAAGAAGAATTTGAACGATTAATTACGCAATTAAAAAATAATATTAAATCAGAAATATATAATATTATTGATACCATGAAGATCCTTAAGAAAATAAACGACAAAAAGCTCTACTTAGAAGGAGGATATAAATCTTTTAAAGATTTTCTATCAGATTTTAAATTAGCAAAGACACAATCCTATGAATATATAAAATTAGCTACTGCAGTTGAGGCAGGTATATTGGAAGAAAATTTTATTACTAATAATGGAATAAGAGCCTCTATAAGATATATTAAAAATAAAGCAAATAGTATAATAAAAAAATCAAAACAAAATCCAATGAAACCATTAAGATTCCAGCTTAAGAATCAGGAAAGTTATAACTTTTATAAAAACAATTCTAGGTTTGCAAGCTTTATGATGGATGAGATTTTTAAAAATCAAAAAGATTTTCTTAATAAGCTTTTAAAGAGATACAAGGAATCAAAAAGATAA
- a CDS encoding ParA family protein: MDKKKSKIITIASLKGGVGKSTTSIILANLLSQKHKVLLIDTDDQAATTSYYYNELETKNFDISKINIGNVIKDGADINKSIINVDNNIALIPSYITVDELNGEYYYDNRHRSIEFLLKTKLNSIADNYDYIIIDTNPKRNFTLKTSLISSHYVISPMTAEKWAVEGFETLREFIKEVAGIPIFIVITRFKKNITHKQLMEIVSMKSGFLGYISEREDLNKRIGCNEKFDFSKDYIIEYKKILDVFLGKL, from the coding sequence ATGGATAAAAAAAAATCAAAAATAATAACAATTGCAAGTCTTAAAGGAGGTGTTGGAAAAAGCACAACTTCAATAATACTTGCAAATCTATTGTCGCAAAAGCATAAAGTGCTTTTAATCGATACAGATGATCAAGCTGCTACTACAAGCTATTATTACAATGAATTAGAAACAAAAAACTTTGATATATCTAAAATAAACATAGGAAATGTTATAAAGGATGGTGCAGACATTAATAAAAGCATTATTAATGTTGATAATAATATAGCTTTGATACCTAGTTATATAACAGTTGACGAATTAAATGGAGAATATTATTATGACAACCGACATCGTTCTATTGAATTTTTATTAAAGACAAAATTAAATTCTATAGCAGATAACTATGATTATATTATAATTGATACTAATCCTAAAAGGAATTTTACATTAAAGACTTCCCTAATTAGTAGTCATTATGTAATATCTCCAATGACGGCGGAAAAATGGGCAGTTGAAGGATTTGAAACATTAAGAGAATTTATAAAAGAAGTCGCCGGAATACCAATATTTATTGTTATTACAAGGTTTAAAAAAAATATTACTCACAAGCAATTAATGGAGATAGTAAGCATGAAAAGTGGGTTTTTGGGATATATAAGTGAAAGAGAAGATTTAAATAAAAGAATAGGCTGTAATGAAAAATTTGATTTTTCAAAAGACTATATTATTGAATATAAAAAAATATTGGATGTGTTTCTGGGGAAATTGTAA
- a CDS encoding DUF226 domain-containing protein — protein MKNILKSIKIEKPRIKCKNKDRFIKIEKENNKTMYHTKIMMDIYKLGIDNKRNECRISLRTLFNQMKVEEVRLYPIKEGDKFLGIYYGYRKPIKNIFVKYEINGATKSYGLSKAHYIEFRFKKGSVFCYFKGLFRLLKKEKENTPYNMACIDMFTKLEKHVYEFYGKKYPEKGIITRWIKKNQK, from the coding sequence ATGAAGAACATCCTAAAATCCATAAAAATAGAAAAACCAAGAATTAAATGTAAAAATAAAGATCGTTTCATAAAGATTGAAAAAGAAAATAATAAAACAATGTATCATACAAAAATAATGATGGATATTTATAAGCTAGGAATTGATAATAAAAGAAACGAATGCCGTATATCATTAAGAACACTGTTTAATCAAATGAAAGTTGAAGAGGTTCGCTTATATCCCATAAAAGAAGGAGACAAATTTTTAGGTATTTACTACGGCTATAGAAAACCAATAAAAAACATTTTTGTAAAATATGAAATAAATGGAGCCACAAAGTCATATGGACTATCAAAAGCACATTACATAGAATTTAGATTTAAAAAAGGAAGTGTTTTTTGTTACTTTAAGGGATTGTTTCGTTTATTAAAAAAAGAAAAAGAAAATACGCCGTATAACATGGCATGTATTGATATGTTTACAAAATTAGAAAAACACGTATATGAATTTTATGGCAAAAAATATCCAGAAAAAGGAATAATTACAAGATGGATAAAAAAAAATCAAAAATAA
- a CDS encoding plasmid maintenance protein, which produces MQNAFINHKNTHCQNKLQHKLIVFISTLKYINSKYKKYTQNNILYYFNENLKRNGQLTVKLKTMQNYLYKLEKEIKVTTNYHKHLGVNFGTEIYYKLNYPKKECYSKINQHFKEKKDIRFQTRVNRYFKDKFFKEGNLNSGECNNNNNNKEEEIRNAKIEKYQIKKYFNKCNFLSKETVSILNLNISKDKIIEIIKIVKKIEINLTKKENNNKIKICFREKQKMLKEILSKTQKQLEKKGYDVKQLKIQIENIYENYKFKPHFIIENKKYKDLNNIRLKLEKSIERKKENPTKKYINIKINIFNILIEQLKKELEIESLKQIIKNYLNSKKILEYNKVFNTYYYELLETIKKKKNNRNKKSSSKYVV; this is translated from the coding sequence ATGCAAAATGCATTTATCAACCACAAAAACACACATTGCCAGAATAAATTACAACATAAATTAATAGTTTTTATCTCAACACTGAAATATATAAATAGTAAATATAAAAAATATACCCAAAATAATATACTCTATTACTTTAATGAAAATCTAAAAAGAAATGGACAACTAACTGTTAAACTAAAAACAATGCAAAATTATCTTTACAAATTAGAAAAAGAAATAAAAGTCACAACCAACTACCATAAACATTTGGGAGTAAATTTTGGAACTGAAATTTATTACAAGCTTAATTATCCAAAAAAGGAATGCTACAGTAAAATCAACCAACACTTTAAAGAAAAAAAAGATATAAGATTCCAAACAAGAGTTAATAGATACTTTAAAGACAAATTTTTCAAAGAGGGGAATCTAAATTCCGGGGAGTGTAATAATAATAATAATAATAAAGAAGAAGAAATAAGAAATGCAAAAATAGAAAAATATCAAATAAAAAAATATTTTAATAAATGTAATTTCTTATCCAAAGAAACTGTTTCTATCTTAAACTTAAATATTAGCAAGGATAAAATAATTGAAATAATAAAAATAGTAAAAAAAATTGAAATTAACTTAACAAAAAAAGAAAATAATAACAAAATCAAGATTTGTTTTAGGGAAAAACAAAAAATGTTGAAAGAAATACTAAGCAAAACTCAAAAACAATTAGAAAAAAAAGGATATGATGTTAAACAACTAAAAATCCAAATTGAAAACATATACGAAAATTACAAATTTAAGCCTCATTTCATAATAGAAAACAAAAAATACAAAGACCTAAATAATATAAGGCTTAAATTAGAAAAATCAATTGAAAGAAAAAAAGAAAATCCTACAAAAAAATACATAAACATAAAAATAAATATTTTTAATATACTAATTGAGCAATTAAAAAAAGAGCTTGAAATAGAATCTTTAAAACAAATAATAAAAAATTATTTGAATAGTAAAAAAATTCTAGAATATAATAAAGTGTTTAATACTTATTATTATGAACTATTAGAAACTATAAAGAAAAAGAAAAATAACCGGAATAAAAAATCGTCAAGCAAATATGTTGTATAA
- a CDS encoding CRASP family complement regulator-acquiring lipoprotein — translation MKYNIITYTFIFLLSACNPNFNTAQKDIKYPPIEKPRPKTEDELKKKQEEDELKKKQEEDELKKKQEEDELKKKQEEDELKKKQEEDELRKKQEEDELKKKQEEDELKKKQEEDELRKKQLKNTLLNDLREQIKEAYYFKEKYVKNMEKEPKDQYGMQAFNRLNWGKGTEDVSGNSARSIKFRRHTYTLLSTLDIHELKEFSDIMQKGKLEIFLSFSHLGHSLDKASDHLYSKKDNLDKLNISDLEQLKNSFKKILSIIKSVSEMSKQIILDYKNNNLIQTDVNELKSYLNKLNNEFKEKAVEAERLQKFIVSTYNP, via the coding sequence ATGAAATATAATATAATTACATATACATTTATTTTTCTATTGTCGGCTTGTAATCCAAATTTTAATACTGCGCAAAAAGATATTAAATATCCACCTATTGAAAAACCAAGGCCCAAAACAGAAGATGAACTAAAGAAAAAACAAGAAGAAGATGAACTAAAGAAAAAACAAGAAGAAGATGAACTAAAGAAAAAACAAGAAGAAGATGAACTAAAGAAAAAACAAGAAGAAGATGAACTAAAGAAAAAACAAGAAGAAGATGAACTAAGAAAAAAACAAGAAGAAGATGAATTAAAGAAAAAACAAGAAGAAGATGAACTAAAGAAAAAACAAGAAGAAGATGAACTAAGAAAAAAACAATTAAAAAATACACTACTTAATGATTTAAGAGAGCAAATTAAAGAGGCCTATTATTTTAAAGAAAAATATGTAAAAAACATGGAAAAAGAACCTAAGGACCAATACGGGATGCAAGCTTTCAATAGACTTAATTGGGGGAAAGGAACTGAAGATGTATCCGGAAATTCCGCAAGATCTATAAAATTTAGAAGACATACTTATACTCTTTTAAGCACTCTGGATATTCATGAATTAAAGGAATTCTCAGATATTATGCAGAAGGGAAAATTAGAGATATTTCTCTCCTTTAGCCATCTTGGGCATAGTCTTGACAAAGCAAGTGATCACTTATATTCTAAAAAAGACAATCTAGACAAACTAAATATTTCAGATTTAGAGCAGCTTAAAAATTCGTTTAAAAAAATATTATCTATAATAAAAAGCGTCTCAGAAATGTCAAAACAAATTATATTAGATTATAAAAATAATAATCTTATACAAACAGATGTTAATGAACTTAAATCTTATTTAAATAAACTTAATAATGAATTTAAAGAAAAAGCTGTAGAAGCAGAAAGGCTACAAAAGTTTATAGTGTCAACATATAACCCTTAA
- a CDS encoding CRASP family complement regulator-acquiring lipoprotein, with product MDSRALDFINSFLTDDEFNKFATIFNKPTLQSPGKALNSIAILELNLEQTINHLCSKKDALDKTNTSDLEKIKNSLKQLPSIRKFFSKNIKQILLDYQKNKNSIQTEDSKLEEYLGMTLNQFNKKNKGVRNLKNTILSYLY from the coding sequence ATAGATAGCAGAGCTTTAGACTTTATAAATAGTTTTTTAACAGATGATGAATTCAATAAATTTGCAACAATATTTAATAAACCAACATTACAATCACCAGGCAAAGCATTAAATAGCATAGCAATTTTAGAACTTAACCTAGAACAGACAATTAATCACTTATGCTCAAAAAAAGATGCATTAGATAAGACAAACACCTCGGATTTGGAAAAGATCAAAAATTCCCTTAAACAACTGCCCTCTATAAGGAAATTTTTTTCAAAAAACATAAAACAGATTTTATTAGATTATCAAAAAAATAAAAATTCTATACAAACAGAAGATTCTAAATTAGAAGAATATCTAGGTATGACATTAAATCAGTTTAATAAGAAAAATAAAGGGGTTAGAAATCTAAAGAACACCATATTATCATACCTGTACTAG
- a CDS encoding 5'-methylthioadenosine/adenosylhomocysteine nucleosidase, producing MKIKNIANILIIFLSVVLNSWGNEPKINNPNENSQSNILIISATKAEIEEINKIIQNKKSISIEEYRRKKKITIGKMVDHNIITIATGVGKINTALWTSYIISKYKISHIINAGVASGIYSNKNKFIKIGDVVISTETTSYDFNLHRFGYEIGHVPEHPKKFKANTTLIRKAAKIKINNITSYMGLIITGDQFIDHQNFQEIPEEFENAIAIDMESAAMAQVAHSFKIPFIIIRGISDIANNENNYDDYKKFLKKASSSSAKIVEGLIKSM from the coding sequence ATGAAAATCAAAAATATAGCAAACATATTAATAATTTTTTTATCTGTAGTTTTAAATAGTTGGGGAAACGAGCCAAAAATAAATAACCCAAATGAAAATTCTCAAAGCAATATTTTAATAATCTCAGCTACAAAAGCAGAAATAGAAGAAATAAACAAGATTATTCAAAACAAAAAATCTATTTCAATAGAAGAATATAGAAGAAAAAAAAAGATTACCATTGGGAAAATGGTAGATCATAATATAATTACCATAGCTACGGGAGTTGGGAAAATAAATACAGCCCTTTGGACAAGCTATATTATATCAAAATATAAAATTAGCCACATAATCAATGCTGGAGTTGCTAGTGGAATTTATAGCAATAAAAACAAATTTATAAAAATAGGAGACGTTGTAATATCCACAGAAACAACAAGTTACGATTTCAATCTACATAGATTTGGATATGAAATTGGGCATGTTCCAGAACACCCTAAAAAATTTAAAGCAAACACTACTCTTATAAGAAAAGCTGCTAAGATAAAAATAAACAACATAACCTCATATATGGGTTTAATAATTACTGGAGACCAATTCATTGACCATCAAAATTTCCAAGAAATCCCAGAAGAATTTGAAAACGCAATCGCAATAGACATGGAAAGCGCCGCAATGGCTCAAGTAGCACACAGCTTTAAAATTCCCTTTATAATCATCCGGGGAATATCTGATATAGCTAATAATGAAAATAATTATGATGATTATAAAAAATTTTTAAAAAAAGCTTCTTCTAGCTCGGCAAAAATAGTAGAGGGCTTAATTAAGTCAATGTAA